The nucleotide window GCTTTTAGAGAAGTTATGTATTTCTTCTCTTAACAGTGAGGTTTCTGTTAGATAATAGTCACACTACGTAAGACAAGTAAACGCCTTAGAACGCCGTAAAAGACGGAAAACTCCTGTATGGTTTTAAGATAATGCGGAAATTCAATTTAAGCCAAATTGGAAAACGTTAATTAATTCCGCATTATTTGCCCTGAGTTCATTCCTTACCTTTTCTCTCGAAGCTGAAAAAAACCTGTAAAAAGTCGTTCCGCATTTACGTATCTTTATTATCTGAAGAAAGAGTCCTGGGAAGGAGAAAGAGATGGGAGAGTCCAGTGTTTAAAATTAGAttacaaaattataaatttgtGAATGTGTATCTTCATATTTACATAAGTGTTCTATACAACAGAATCtgaaaacatcttttttttattatttacaatgTTTTTGTCGAAACTCGACACGTCACCTACTGGAATGACGTAATTCAATATGTCCGTGCCGGTGATGAACATTAGACGCTTCAAGTTTTATTCTTAGTTGTTCATGATACGACAACACGTCACTTCTAACTAGTGTCGGCGGCGAATGACGATGCGTGATAGGTGGGCTTATCGAATGTCGGTGTAAATCGTCGTCCCCGTATTTGAAGTGTGTGGGCGAATATCTTGAGCATGCCGATGAAGGCGTTTTTGTTGGTGACGGAATTTCGTAAGTTTGACGTACATATGACGGATGACCTACAAAAGAAAAGAATTACAATATAAAGTCAAAAAACTTATAGTGGAATAAGCATATCATTTCTAAAAAACATTCTAGTATCAGAAGGTACTTACATATCGAGAGAGATTGTCTATGTGCAGGGTTGTTTGATCGTGCGTACGGATGATGTCTCATCATAATCTTATCGCATCCGCTGAGGTAATGTGGTGACGCAATAGGTGATAGTGGATGATGCGCATGCGTTGTGAAACCATAGGTCAGCGGTAATCTTGTTGTCGTACAGCAACTACACAAACCTCGGCGTTCGATGAACTCTCTGTGATCATTTCTTTCTTTTGCGTCAAGGAATGCTTTCGCAAAAGGATTAtaacgaattttcaaattagTTATCTAAACCAGAATTAAgatcaaaattaaacaaataaacatattCCTGTTATAAAGGCTTTTTTAGCAAGCGCTTATCCTATAAATCCCAGATAATTCTCATGAACAAGAAACCTGCTAAATCGCGGTAGCTTTTTGTGTGGAGGAAACGAGTAATCTCATATATTGCTTCATaaagttttaagaaaaaaaaagagccCACCTCTTCGTTCTGATAAGCAGTTACGGCGATAAATTCTGTTTCTGTGAAAGAATGCGTTGAAACCACCTTTTCACCACTGCCAACTTTTACAATGTGAATCCGCGGTTTGTATTTGTGTAGCGAATTTAACATaagctaaaaagaaaaagaaaaaaaaattaaaaaaatgtctaactttgatgaaaaaaataaatctttaaaattttttaattaccaCTTGTCCATTGGTCGTTTCTTTATTGGTTAGTTTCACTTTGGAGAAAACTATTGGGCTTTTCATCCAATGCGTCCCAAAATTCGGGGAATCGGGGTGTACGTACACTTTACTTGGTGGCGTTGGTTCTGGTTTTCCAGCATGAGACCATTCGCCGTTCACATATTTCCAGCGATGTTCGTCCACTGGTGTAAAATCCAACATAATCGAATACATAGCTTGCGGTTCCAGCCCACTTACACCGGATTTTAAAACGGGAAACATCCGTCTATAAAAACAAGAGATAAAATTGCATTTTCggtgtttaaaagttaaaaggaaaaaaagaggaAGTTGGAACTCTGTTTAAATCTGCATTCAATACTAATATACCGGATGCCGAAGATAACAAAGTGACGTTTTATTTGTCGCGAAAACATTTTACTTTGGTCGGCGGCAGTAATAACAGATAGTAATAGCATGAGCCGTGATCAATATCTTAAAAACATATTATTTTCTTCTGATATTTCGTAAATGTAACCTATTACAGTTAATTAAACACattctaaatatatatttaattgtaTCTTTGATGCAGACAAATTTTCCGTGATTATATTTTGAGTATTTTTTATCAAAGTGAGACTGATTAAAAATAGCATTTCTATAGTCTCATTTCAGCTATGCTAAGCCGCTGTAAATGCAAATATGTTCGTCTTCAAAACGGAAACAGAATTATCGTTACAAAATTAACAACAATTTAgtattattaatttgtttttgaaattgcGGCTGGAAGTATGTGATGTGCAATTACCTTGCAAAAATTGAGGGACTTTCGGTTATTGTTCAAAGAAAACCAAAAGAAACGACGGAAAAAATGCGTAGTTTTAATTAAACGTACAGTTATTAATACATTTACGATGCCAtttctaattttatttattgtagCTGTAGAAATTTAAGTTTATATTATCTGTGTACCGcatacatgaaaaaaaattttccaaagTGTTTTCGCGCTAAAAAATTAAAGTCAGACGGTCACCTAGCAGCGTGGTCAATTTCACAGTAAAATATTTACACGGGAACTTATCAAATGAGAAatcaaaacacaatttacaatgCCACATTGAAAAGTAGCATGTGTGAACACGTGAGATTAAGAATTTCGCACCCGCTCCTTTTTCTCTGCTTTGTTTTCGCATACTGATCACAACAAATTGAAATATTCACTAAGGTGATAAGTAAACCGACTGGTTACTTCTTGCTAAACTCTCCGGTCATATACATTTCACACTTTAGCTTATTTTAGCGAAccaaaatatacaaaatgaaaaaaaccacatagataaatttaaaaaaatatttaaatataaagGTAAATCAGTACATGTTCTACCTTCCATTTTTTGTGACGATCATTTCATTGGTCATACGGTGAAAGCTCCTCCATAGGTCTGCATCTTCGAGAGCCACGCAAAGTTGAGGATCTTTCGTTAATTTCTCCTTCTTCGTTGTAACACTTTTATCAGTTTCCCTTAGAATGGCGGCCATGGAGAAGTCCGACTTCATGATAATGATTCTATTCGCACtcgtttccaaaaaaattttgttctaaaaaaataacaaagtaattattaaaaaaatagcaacTGTAAAAGACTTTAACATAATCACACATACGCTGAGGCC belongs to Hydractinia symbiolongicarpus strain clone_291-10 chromosome 1, HSymV2.1, whole genome shotgun sequence and includes:
- the LOC130644418 gene encoding T-box transcription factor T-like, whose product is MKSDFSMAAILRETDKSVTTKKEKLTKDPQLCVALEDADLWRSFHRMTNEMIVTKNGRRMFPVLKSGVSGLEPQAMYSIMLDFTPVDEHRWKYVNGEWSHAGKPEPTPPSKVYVHPDSPNFGTHWMKSPIVFSKVKLTNKETTNGQVLMLNSLHKYKPRIHIVKVGSGEKVVSTHSFTETEFIAVTAYQNEEITNLKIRYNPFAKAFLDAKERNDHREFIERRGLCSCCTTTRLPLTYGFTTHAHHPLSPIASPHYLSGCDKIMMRHHPYARSNNPAHRQSLSICHPSYVRQTYEIPSPTKTPSSACSRYSPTHFKYGDDDLHRHSISPPITHRHSPPTLVRSDVLSYHEQLRIKLEASNVHHRHGHIELRHSSR